The Candidatus Binataceae bacterium genome includes a region encoding these proteins:
- a CDS encoding class II aldolase/adducin family protein produces the protein MDQLQRAITELTIANRILAHENVVDAYGHVSLRHPVHSDRYLLACSRSPELVEREDIMEFTFDGKAVGDDKRPPYLERFIHGGIYAARPDIQAVVHAHSEDVLPFGISPVALVPVIHSGSVLGARIPVWDIAERFGTDTNLLVTNIEQGQDLAQALGAERAVLMRGHGFAAAGRNLLEVLRISIFMPRNARVQQAAMRMGGFKSLNPGEIAARGAIFQPGSSEVMRAWEYWARRAGCEQLLAELARP, from the coding sequence ATGGACCAACTGCAACGCGCGATTACCGAGCTCACGATCGCCAATCGAATTCTAGCGCACGAGAACGTGGTCGATGCCTACGGCCACGTCAGTCTGCGCCATCCCGTTCATTCCGACCGCTACCTGCTGGCCTGCTCGCGCAGCCCCGAACTGGTCGAGCGCGAAGACATCATGGAATTCACTTTCGATGGCAAAGCGGTGGGCGATGACAAGCGGCCGCCCTACCTTGAACGATTCATTCATGGCGGCATCTACGCCGCGCGCCCTGACATTCAGGCAGTCGTCCATGCGCATTCCGAAGACGTTCTGCCCTTTGGCATCAGTCCGGTAGCGCTGGTACCGGTGATCCATTCGGGTAGCGTGCTGGGTGCTCGGATCCCCGTCTGGGATATCGCCGAGCGCTTCGGCACCGATACCAATTTGCTGGTGACCAACATCGAGCAGGGTCAAGATTTGGCCCAGGCCCTTGGCGCCGAGCGCGCGGTCCTGATGCGCGGCCACGGTTTCGCCGCGGCGGGCCGCAACCTGCTCGAAGTCCTGCGGATCTCCATTTTCATGCCGCGCAATGCCCGCGTGCAGCAGGCCGCGATGCGCATGGGCGGCTTCAAATCGCTCAATCCCGGCGAGATCGCCGCCCGTGGCGCCATCTTCCAACCTGGTTCCTCCGAGGTGATGCGCGCCTGGGAGTACTGGGCACGGCGCGCGGGCTGCGAGCAATTGCTTGCCGAGCTGGCCCGACCCTAA